GCAACAAGGGCATGCCTGTAATAATATTTTGCATTTACAATGTCACCATCAGATGATCAGTTAGTCTTTCTGATTTTGCAGGAAAGCAAAGGAAATCTATCCTAACAAGAGAATTATCTCTTCTTAGTAACAGGGTGAGGGCCCTTAAAGCAGATGGTGGATTCATAGAGAATGCTGCTCAGAAACTTGGAAAAGAGAGTGAAGGAACAAAACTTTTGACAGAGATTTATCAAAATCTGCGGAAGCTTCGTCAGATTGTGATAATGCCCCCTGAGGAGAATGATGCATGATTGTCATCGTAATCTTTTTTATGGTAAATGCAATTTTATCCTAATTAATTGTGCTCAGTTGACATGATATGTGTGATGGGTCAAGATTCTATAGCTATCCTACTaagaagtaaaacaaaataatgaatGCAGATAGGATGGCCAGTCTCTTTATTCAGAGTTGATTAATAGGACTAATAGTAGGGTTTGGGAATCGAAAATCAATCCTAACATATCTTAAATTCGAGTAGTTTTGCTAATGGCTAAAAAGTAGTAGGAAGCCTGGTGCTGGCCCCTATTACTACTACCGATTGTACACGTAGTTTTGCTAATGgctaaaaagtatttttctttttcctcataTTTATGCGACAAATCTCAATCAATTTGGGTATTTATTGAAGGCCTTGTTTCCATTACATGTGAACACAATATATATTTCTCATTACTAGGTGAGCATATTGAACTAGCCAACTCTGTCATCATGGATGGTTAGAAGCACTTGTCAGTGTAAAGTATTGTTTGAAGTACATCAAATTATTGACTACACAACTGTATCCACAATAATTTGATTAGTTGATTGGCCTCCTCCTGATACCATCCAATACTTCTAGACACAGTCACCATAACACAATGGACATGTCACCATGTTAAAAAGTGCCCGCCACATTGCATGGTGGTGAATATGGCTTCAAGGTACTGAGTGGTACCTGGAGAAATCCAGATCCTAGGATGAATTTCTTTTGTAACAGagattggaaatttttttagcCTTTTTGGTTTGTGTCAGTCCTCACAAGATTGAATTACTGAAGGTTGAAGATATTTGGTTAAACTCTTCAGTGGCTCCATGGTCATAGAAGTTCTTTCCTGAGCATGAGTTTATGGTGTTAACCAAAGCATAACATGGGATTTGCAGAAACGAAATCCCCTTCTACCATATGAAGCACTACCATTATCTCTAATTTTCATTCATCGTCTAATATCTGAAGATTAACAGAGTAAAGCTTGTGTCAGCTATGTAGTTAATCAGCCACAAACGTCAAAAGTTGTACAGAAGGATACTAACCTCACAAAATGATGATATAAGAAAGTACTTACTAACCATACCAAATGCATGTATTACTAAGATTCAGGATATTGCTCCTTGTAGTTTCACCCACGATGGTGTGTATGCTCTCAAAAATGTGTTTGCACTTTCCCCATACATACTAAACTAGCAGTTCTTAAACCAAATGagtcaatttataaatttttaaaagattgTCTTTTTGGTTGCAGTTTCCTTTTTTCTTAGGATGTATATACTTTCCTTGCATGCTGGaaaggtatttttattttagctttgaGGCCTCAAGAAGCTCTTGGTCTTGCTACTTTATTCTCTTGGGGTAAGTAGTGCTTTCTAAAAAGATAAATGGAATAGTACATAAACGGATTTTCTGTCAGAATTCATGGGCTTGAAGTCTCAGTTAAATTGATTAGTACAGATCCTCGATGTTAAGCTGTAACTTGCTGAAGAACCATAAATACTTGATTGCATTATATCATTTAATCTGTGCCACGCTTCTTACTACTAAAACAGCCAATAATATTTGTCACTTTTATTGCATCATCTGGAATTTCATCAGTAGTTTGATGTTGTGTTATTGCGTTGTCTTTGGCATTTAACTCTGGGATGAAACAACACAAAATTTACTTAACAAAATAGGAACACCACTCAATTATTTAAATCATACTGCAGTCTTCTCTATTCAGTTGTGGCTATTGGTTCATGTCCTCAGCAAATCTTTATCTGAGAACTGCTTCAGTTTGGCCTGATCTTAAGAAAAGGGAGATCAGGCTTTGGAAGTTTAAATTGAAGTGATTTTAGTATGTATCTATTTAAATATCCATCTATATACCTATTTAAGCACAAATAATTCCTTTATGTCTTTCTTAGCACTTCAATCTATTCTATTGCATTTGTAAGAACATCTTAAACAGAGCAAAGAGTATCACATTTCTATaatctttcaaaaaatttgaaaaaaaattaaggtggTATTTAAGCACTTAAGAAACTAAACAATTTAAAAGTGAAGAGAAGACagattaaatgaaaaaaaatcagtaaTCAGCGTAAGTGTTGATACAATTTAAACAGCATCATTCCATGAAAGCTGAAAGTATCTCATGCAATTTGGTAATTCCAAGTGTGCCTCTTATTTTCATTTAGGTGCTGCAATCCAGGtaatgaaattaaatagaaTAGTATTAATTCTGATTAAATGTTACAAGTTCtagtttgtttgttgttttggttttatgtAATGCCTGTTTTGGTTGCCATTATATTGTCCAGTTTTACTTTATTAAGGGGAAATAAGAaaggaagaatttttttttgactaaaTGTTGTGCAGGTGAAAGCATTGACATTGCACTGTCATTGGTGTCACCAGCAATTTTTCACCTGAATGAAATCTACAGCTTTGATCTAGTGGGAATCAACTTGATTGGGTTGGCAGAAAATGGTTGCCGTGCTTTAAGGTTATATATCATGCACCTACCTGGAAATCAAATGATGAAACTATAATCAGCTGTAAATTATGTTGACTAAAATTTATGTACTACAATTACAAGGGTGCTGGGAGACTGTTGGTGATGTCAGGATCCAATTAGGAGAGACAAAGATCTTCATAGCTGATGAGTGAATCCCAAAATGATGAGAGCTAGAGTGCTTTCTGAACCTACATAAAATTTGAATCGctcaaattaaaattgtttCTTCCATCAGAGTTGTTGCTTCATGTAAGGATCCAAATCTTTTGGTTTAGGGTAAGTGTTTTCATTAGGAACGGGACTAATGCTTAATGTTATCTTGCAACATCGTTATGGACTATTAATGCTTTTGAACATTTTGCTCATCGATAGTGCATGTACATCCataatttttgcaaaaatataGGAGGTTAGAACCAGCCCTAGAAGACGCTTGATAAATGAAATGAAGCCATACATGATTTTCAGTCTGTAAGAGGGATTATCCCTTACTAACGAAGGAGTATGTCTGGCTTCATTTCTGGTGTATCACTATCAAGCCTCTTCAATAGCTGCTCTTCTTCTCTGCTTGTTCCCTTTTGCCTTGTTTTGCCGCTTATTAGTCTCTGGTTTgaacattttttaaaacaattatgTATTGGTAAATTTCACTAAATCCTTctatttttttgctctttttgtAAGCCATTTTTAACATCTGGGAATATAtggtctttctttttcttgtgatAGATCATTTATCATTATTGTTTACATTTCCAAACCAAGACTATCAAATAGCAGCTTGGGTTATAAATCAACTCGAACTTATGAAACTTTCATACATTTTTTGAACTTCTTATTACAATTATAAACTGCAAATTAGAGCAGGGGCATGTTAGATTGGCTACAAAGGGAAAAAGTGTCCTCACAATGGGACACACTTTCATAAATGTTTCCTTGCAAATTTGTCAATCTTGTACTTGGAAAGAATgttatttcaaagaaaaaatgttcaacttaaaatgaataaaggacacatttcatgcattttaattCAACGGGAAAAATAGCAGAAAAATAGCTTCTAAGAATACATATCACAAGAATGCCTCATGAACTGCGAAATTATCTTCTGGTTCCCTTCGACATGAATGATATGAAGCTTCTATCCAACCTGGATTAACCAAGAGCTTCTTTTTCTGCTCTGCCCACTTAGCCTCCTTTGTTTCCATGTCCACTATCACCATATGTGTTACTGCTGTACCAAGTTCCAAGCTGCACATTGCTCCTAACTCCTTTGCCATAATCCAGAAAGGCACTTCCTCCGGTGGATTCCCCATAAACCAACTTGTgctgaaaaataaaacacaccCAGCTAGCACCTTAAGTCGAATCATTTTAAGTATTAACCTCACATCTCCATGAGCAAGATTAACTTCAAGCTctggatgaaaaaactgtctGTGAACTCTTTGAAGACCTTCAAGAATTCTGGCGAGCATCCCATTAGTCTCACTTTCATCAATCTTCCTCTCTGCAAAAGACTTAAAGTTGCCATCCTTTGCACTCTTTGAAGAGAAGTACCGATATGCATGAATGTTTATCAGATTTTCTTGATGCTTTGGCCACATGTCTCTGTTGTCATCAACTATAAGAACCATATTTTCATGCCCCACCACCTCATCAAGGCTCTTTTTCTCACAACCAGGCCTTTCATCATCCCTCGTGATTATCCTAGAAGCAAAGTAATCCCCATCTGGGTCTAGCAAACGAGCAACCCTCAGGGCATAGATTCGGTTTGCTTTAGTGTAAATGTACATCTCAAACATGTCATTAGCCGCTTTCAGAAACTGCTTAACAAAGGGTCTCAGTTTCACCAACAGTGGGAACTTTTTGTCTTGGTACGCAAAGAGTGTACCTTTGCCACCACCTTGTTCAACAACTTCAGCCTCCTCAAGCAAATATTTCTCTTCCGAACTTAACTTTGCAATTGCTGTTGACTCCATCAATGTGAGGTCCAAATCAAGAACCAGAATAAGCTTTTTATTACGAAGCAAATGATGGGTTTTCCAGTCACGTTCCAATTTGATAACATCGTTACGATATTCATCAAGTTTGCGTCTTTTGATGTTTTGTTGGTGTgaatcagaatcagaatcagTTCCCAAGTGTTCGCGGACAAGACCGTTTTCGGGCTTAGAAGGTACACGTAGACGTAGTCGAAGCTTCATCCTTAGTTTGCTCTTACACTCAGAGAGATCGATGCTCGGCTAGCAAGTCAAGAATGGGGTTGttgaagtgagagagagagagagagagagagagagagagagagagattttgaaaGGACAATAGGAAAAAGTAAAGAGTGGGAAAAGTGTCATGGATTCTTGAGAGCCAAGCTTATCAAAGCAAAGCAACggctattatatatattgattttttttttaaagtcggTGTGGCTTTCAATTACCGAGTCCTAGTAGTAATAGGACTTGTATTGCCACTATCATATGTTGCAAATCTAAGAATACAAACACAGGAGAGTTAAATAAATACATggtaattctcaaaaaaaaaaaaaaaatacatggtaAGTTATAATTTGAGGGACATAAAAAATTATGCTTTAGTGTGAGTaagtgtatgtatatatatatatatatatatatatagagagagagagagagagagagagagagagagagtttttttctcaatctttttttttttttgaaacagagTTTTTTTCTCAATCAATTCCACAACTTTGGTTATTGTTTTGAGTTGAGGTGCCACAAATTCATAGTATTTaggataattttgattttgcctcttaaatatttttaaaaattaaatacatcCCCTAATATTACATGTCACTTGGATTTAAGTCATTTTGTCAATTGGaaagttaaaattttgttagatAAAAAGTTTGATGCTTTTTCCATTCATCAAAGAATTGATACTGAACTTAATAtcataaatttacaaatttcttattcctttataaataaataaataaaaaccctcaATTGGTCtccaaattcaaattatatcataagaaaaactaaaattgtgtattcactcaaaaattaaaatactaaaattagctaaggagggaaaaaagaacataaataaagataataccacaaatcattgaattaaataataaaaataaaaatattacattttatcatctatatttttaataaatttgaatttaaaataggTACTCTTATcccaaacccttttttttctctcattcttaaGTAAGTGcattgaaataaattaaagtgaACTGAATAGATTAAAATGGACTATAGACcaaatggaccgaagtggatTGACTTACACCAAAATGAAACGAATAGACCGAATTAGTTTgaaatggaccgaattggacccaAGTGGATCGAATCATAGGccacatcactttttttttttttttattgatctattcctctaatttttttaattttatatattaattaattgacTTTATACATTCATCTTGGAcggtttttttttcctaatgataTCTTAGATGATTTTTACTTTACATGTACTTTGCCTTTAAtaattcatctactttaatttagaaacacttttctatttcttcattACTCTTAATTCAATTCattacttttaatatttttttttaatattatcaaaaattaaaaggaacaAATTAGAGGTTGATGCAGAGTGATTTTAGTTGAATTTAGCCAAACTTTTGTTGAAATGACGTCCATTGCCTTTGAACTCGTGTCTATGTGAGTTGAGTTACTAATGCAATgtattcataaaatttaaagcattttgatctaaaaataaataaaaataaaaataaaaattctaaagcATTTTGTGGATGACTACTTGGAAAATTAAATCTTTTGGTTTATAATGGATAGGTGTTCTTTAAGGAATTGTAAATAATGCTTAATTTTATCTTGCAACATCATTGTGGAGGAAGGAACCAGCTCTAGAAGAGGCTTGACAATTGAAATGAAGCAATGCATGATCTTCAGTCTGTAAGAGGATATCCCTTACAAACAAAGGAATATGTTTGGCTTCATCTCTGGTGTATCCCTCTATCAAGCCTCTTCAACAGCTATTCCTCTCCTCTACTTTGTTCCCTTCTGCTTTGTTTTGGCGCTTATTAGCCTTTGGTTAgaacataatttaaaataattacgTAAATTTCACTAAATCCTTTTCTCATTTTTGCTATTTCTGTTAGCCAGTTTTAACCTTCGgctgctttttttttattttttattttttttatagtttttgacaTTTACTGAACCAAGACCATTATAGTTTTTTTGGATAGaccattataatttatatatcaactagaatttatgaaaattttattcattttaaattcttatttacaaatttaaattgCAAAATTAGAGAACGTGTGCAATATTGCAAAATTAGAGCAGTCTTGGTGATAAAGCAGGGCATGTTAAGATTGGCTAGAAAGAGGAAAATTGTCCTCTCAATGGGACATACTTTCATACATGTTTCCTTTCAAATCTGTCAATTATTTACATAGCAAGAATGTCATATCACAGACAAAAAACAATGTTCCCTAAAATTAATGAAtgtattttaattcaaaattaaggaacaaaaacatagtttttatattaacaaaaaatagcaACAACTAGAATAAGTCCTTAAAGAATTCAAATCAGAATGTATCAACTGGGAAATTGCCTTCTGGTTCCCTTTGAAATGAATGATAAGCTGCTCGTATCCAAGTTGGGTGAACCAAGAACTTCTTTTTCTGCTCTGCCCACTGAGCCTCCTCTGTTTCAATGTCCACTGTCACTACATGTGTCACTGCTGGACCGAGTTCCACAGTGCACATTGCTCCTAACTCCTCTGCCATGCCCCAGATATGTGATTCCTCCGGTGGCCCCGAAATCAATTCactgaaaaataaaacacaccCACCTAGCACCTTAAGTCGAATCAGTTTGAGTGCTAACCTTGCATCTCTATGAGCAAGATCAACTTCAagctttggatgaaaaaacagTTCGTGAATTCTTTGGAGAACATCAAGAATTCTCGCAAGCGGCCCATTAGTCTCACTTTCATCAATCTTCTTCTCTGCCAGAGACTTATATCTGTCATCCCTTGCTCTCCAATAACTTGAAGCAAAATACTCATATTTCTGAATGTTTATCAAATTTGCTTGATGCTTAGGCCACATGTTTCTGTTATCATCAACTATGAGAACCACATTTTCGTGCCCCAACACCTCATCAAGGCACTTTTTATCACAACCAGGCCTTTCATCCCTTGTGATTATTCTAGAGAGAAAGTAATCCCCATCTGGGTCTAGCAAACGAGCAACCTTCAAGGCATAGACTCGGCAAGCCCGAGTGTATATGTACATCTCAAACATGTCATTAGCCGCTTTCAGAAACTCCCTAACAAAGGGTCTCAGTTTCACCAACAATAGGGGTTCCACTTCAAACTTAAAGAGACTACCTTTGCCACCAGATCTTGATGTGCAATCTTGACCAAGCAAATAATTCTCTTCGGAAGTTAACTTTTTGATTGCTCTCGCCTCGAGTAAAGTCTGGTCCAAATCTAGAACAAGAATAAGCTTTTTCTTACGCAACAAATCATTGGTTTTCCAGTCACGCAACAGAGCAACTTGatcaacaacatcatcatcatccaagAACGGTTGCTCTATGTGATTGGGATGCCCAAGTTTACATCTTTTGAAGTTTTCACCACAGAATGTGGCACTGAGACACGAGACAAGACCCTCATCGGCCTTAGAAGATGAACGTAGTCGACGCTTCATCCTTAATTGCTCAGAGtgtgag
The Quercus lobata isolate SW786 chromosome 10, ValleyOak3.0 Primary Assembly, whole genome shotgun sequence DNA segment above includes these coding regions:
- the LOC115964374 gene encoding RNA polymerase II C-terminal domain phosphatase-like 4, translated to MKRRLRSSSKADEGLVSCLSATFCGENFKRCKLGHPNHIEQPFLDDDDVVDQVALLRDWKTNDLLRKKKLILVLDLDQTLLEARAIKKLTSEENYLLGQDCTSRSGGKGSLFKFEVEPLLLVKLRPFVREFLKAANDMFEMYIYTRACRVYALKVARLLDPDGDYFLSRIITRDERPGCDKKCLDEVLGHENVVLIVDDNRNMWPKHQANLINIQKYEYFASSYWRARDDRYKSLAEKKIDESETNGPLARILDVLQRIHELFFHPKLEVDLAHRDARLALKLIRLKVLGGCVLFFSELISGPPEESHIWGMAEELGAMCTVELGPAVTHVVTVDIETEEAQWAEQKKKFLVHPTWIRAAYHSFQREPEGNFPVDTF
- the LOC115964373 gene encoding RNA polymerase II C-terminal domain phosphatase-like 4, giving the protein MKLRLRLRVPSKPENGLVREHLGTDSDSDSHQQNIKRRKLDEYRNDVIKLERDWKTHHLLRNKKLILVLDLDLTLMESTAIAKLSSEEKYLLEEAEVVEQGGGKGTLFAYQDKKFPLLVKLRPFVKQFLKAANDMFEMYIYTKANRIYALRVARLLDPDGDYFASRIITRDDERPGCEKKSLDEVVGHENMVLIVDDNRDMWPKHQENLINIHAYRYFSSKSAKDGNFKSFAERKIDESETNGMLARILEGLQRVHRQFFHPELEVNLAHGDVRLILKMIRLKVLAGCVLFFSTSWFMGNPPEEVPFWIMAKELGAMCSLELGTAVTHMVIVDMETKEAKWAEQKKKLLVNPGWIEASYHSCRREPEDNFAVHEAFL